A window of Pedobacter lusitanus contains these coding sequences:
- a CDS encoding patatin-like phospholipase family protein — protein MNYSVLQPRKPEHIALSFSGGGFRAASYSLGCLSYMETVYIDGKKLTSLVHFISSASGGTITNLAYTASQRKGQSFQEFYTGMTKHILHGTTLIDRVFKILNAESHWKKRPDKSRNLINAFSIAYDELLFKEEVFGIYWKPVKNAVKEICANATEFDNGMLFRFQNAGIPGNKFLRFRNEKAATESLKKIKLADILACSSCFPLGFEPFVFPNDFTYHDLSKNALETAIKEDPRFSPDKGPQNETPPPRFVLMDGGIDDNQGIDSFTRAEERLQNKNIFGYDLYITCDVSSNYTSGYDFPEENKKSWLQKLNLLQYLLILVLFSGIFITGILTGTLVELCYAFLGINAALLLIAAYFFTKGFFAYQQVQKKKQTYGIVILGHIFYFLRLRLSVLLQLIDSRATSVAYLSAIVFLKKIRRVSYDRLFEKISERKIKADGTLLKKGEKESLVQQIELKHWRQFSLMNAIYSLSPKNDYQRMADLKAESWYKKNPSVLVNGKKMNLAELMKPSAVLQLVAESATEMDTSLWFDKNHQQEKKPAALIATGQFTTCYSLLRYAFRFDSNDPYWSGLQNQLAQDWWEFNQSPFKMYNKS, from the coding sequence ATGAACTATTCAGTGCTTCAGCCGCGAAAACCTGAACATATTGCTTTAAGCTTTTCAGGCGGCGGTTTTCGGGCGGCATCCTACTCACTGGGTTGTCTGTCCTATATGGAAACTGTTTATATTGATGGTAAAAAATTAACCTCCCTCGTTCATTTTATCTCATCCGCGTCGGGCGGAACAATTACCAATCTGGCTTATACCGCAAGTCAGCGCAAAGGACAATCCTTTCAGGAGTTCTATACCGGCATGACTAAACATATCTTACATGGCACTACACTGATAGACCGCGTGTTTAAAATCCTTAATGCAGAAAGTCACTGGAAAAAGAGACCGGATAAATCCAGAAACCTTATCAATGCCTTTTCCATTGCCTATGATGAACTGCTCTTTAAGGAAGAAGTTTTCGGCATTTACTGGAAGCCGGTAAAAAATGCAGTTAAAGAAATTTGCGCCAATGCTACTGAATTTGATAACGGGATGCTTTTCCGTTTTCAGAATGCCGGGATACCAGGAAATAAATTTCTGCGGTTCAGGAATGAAAAAGCAGCAACCGAAAGCTTAAAAAAGATTAAACTGGCAGATATACTGGCCTGTTCTTCCTGTTTCCCACTGGGTTTTGAACCTTTTGTATTCCCTAATGATTTTACTTATCATGACCTGAGTAAAAATGCGCTGGAAACAGCAATTAAAGAAGATCCCCGTTTTTCTCCGGATAAAGGGCCCCAGAATGAAACGCCACCACCACGTTTTGTATTGATGGATGGTGGAATTGACGACAACCAGGGAATAGATTCCTTTACCAGGGCAGAAGAAAGACTTCAGAACAAGAACATATTTGGTTATGATCTGTATATCACCTGTGATGTGAGCAGTAATTATACCAGTGGTTATGATTTCCCTGAAGAAAATAAAAAGAGCTGGCTGCAAAAACTTAACCTGCTGCAATACCTGCTCATTTTAGTCCTGTTCAGCGGCATATTTATCACCGGCATTCTTACCGGAACCCTGGTTGAATTGTGTTATGCTTTTTTAGGCATCAATGCTGCTCTGCTATTAATCGCTGCTTATTTTTTCACCAAAGGTTTTTTCGCTTATCAGCAGGTGCAAAAGAAGAAACAGACTTATGGCATAGTCATTCTCGGGCACATCTTTTATTTTCTGCGCCTGCGGCTGAGTGTGCTTTTACAACTGATAGATTCACGGGCTACCTCGGTTGCCTATCTTTCTGCTATCGTATTTCTGAAAAAAATCAGAAGAGTATCTTATGACCGGCTGTTTGAAAAAATTTCAGAACGCAAGATCAAAGCCGATGGCACGCTATTAAAAAAAGGGGAAAAAGAATCATTAGTGCAGCAAATAGAATTGAAACACTGGCGGCAATTCAGTTTGATGAATGCCATTTATTCTCTGAGTCCTAAAAATGACTATCAGCGCATGGCTGACCTTAAAGCAGAATCCTGGTATAAGAAAAATCCATCAGTGCTGGTTAACGGAAAAAAAATGAATCTGGCAGAGTTAATGAAACCGTCTGCGGTGCTGCAGCTGGTAGCAGAATCTGCAACAGAAATGGATACTTCTTTATGGTTTGACAAAAACCATCAGCAGGAAAAAAAACCTGCGGCATTAATTGCGACCGGACAGTTTACCACCTGTTACAGTTTGCTGCGTTATGCTTTTAGATTTGACAGCAATGATCCTTACTGGTCAGGTCTGCAGAATCAATTGGCTCAGGACTGGTGGGAGTTTAATCAGTCACCTTTCAAAATGTACAATAAGTCTTAA